A region from the Candidatus Gracilibacteria bacterium genome encodes:
- a CDS encoding integrin alpha: MKFSYKLFLIPFVIFCLTVVLFVKFDFSGSATIKISPSTTITPPAIRKLNSIKLSASVVDFTASDGTIVSAMRITGPSDDVYFGSRIAEAGDVNGDGYKDILISAPYNDLIASDAGLVYLIYGPINESTTEIESVQFSINQSEYNLGIYISPAGDLNSDGFDDIFISGGSSAEGDSVYLIYGKSDLSSMLVSNSNVAKFNPFTTGMSGAPLGDINLDGYDDVLIYSSDHHASYYVLSGSNTALKGVIEDSDSHLTAYELSDTSINFSRIALENDINGDAISDLIIGNPEDNNLFISLGLAPWEEVSSFSCINTESIGNSLDSSHDFNNDGINDIIAGDYESFSRAGQLVFIPGDLDSSFDCDSYHISGAEEYGELGTSVAYLDDWNGDAYPEILAGASGESDDTGTLYFLYGEDGLDFNGRIEDRYDLLISGENPDNYFGENIESFEDGFLVSAKGFGDSGAVYVFY, encoded by the coding sequence ATGAAATTTTCCTATAAGTTATTCCTAATTCCGTTCGTAATTTTTTGTTTGACTGTAGTTTTGTTTGTAAAATTCGATTTTTCAGGCAGTGCAACGATTAAAATATCTCCTTCCACCACAATTACCCCACCCGCGATTCGAAAATTAAACAGCATTAAGTTATCGGCATCCGTTGTGGATTTTACTGCCAGTGATGGCACTATCGTATCGGCAATGCGTATAACCGGCCCATCGGACGATGTATACTTTGGGAGTAGAATTGCAGAGGCCGGGGATGTCAACGGAGATGGATACAAGGATATCCTTATCAGTGCTCCTTATAACGACTTGATAGCCAGTGATGCAGGGTTGGTCTATTTAATTTATGGTCCAATAAACGAATCCACCACTGAAATTGAGTCCGTCCAATTTTCGATCAATCAATCTGAGTATAATCTGGGAATATACATAAGTCCGGCCGGCGATCTTAACAGCGATGGATTTGATGATATTTTTATTTCAGGGGGGAGTAGTGCAGAGGGAGACAGTGTGTATTTAATTTATGGCAAAAGTGATCTTAGTTCGATGCTTGTGAGCAATTCTAATGTGGCTAAATTCAACCCATTCACTACGGGGATGAGTGGCGCTCCGTTGGGCGATATTAATTTAGACGGTTATGATGACGTTTTAATCTATAGTTCAGATCATCATGCAAGTTATTATGTTCTTTCCGGAAGTAATACCGCTTTAAAAGGAGTTATTGAGGATAGCGATAGCCATTTAACCGCTTATGAACTCAGTGATACTTCGATAAATTTTTCTAGGATTGCTTTAGAAAATGATATAAATGGTGATGCTATTTCCGATCTTATAATCGGCAACCCTGAAGACAATAATCTTTTTATATCTTTGGGCTTAGCTCCATGGGAAGAGGTCTCGAGTTTTAGTTGTATAAATACCGAGTCAATTGGGAATAGCTTGGATTCGAGTCATGATTTTAATAACGATGGAATAAACGATATTATTGCAGGGGATTACGAAAGTTTCAGTCGTGCCGGCCAATTGGTTTTTATTCCCGGTGATTTGGATAGTTCATTTGATTGTGACTCTTATCACATCTCCGGGGCAGAAGAGTACGGAGAATTAGGCACAAGTGTTGCTTACTTGGACGATTGGAATGGGGATGCATATCCGGAGATTTTAGCTGGAGCCTCAGGTGAATCGGACGATACCGGTACTTTGTATTTTCTTTACGGAGAAGATGGGCTTGATTTCAATGGAAGAATTGAAGACCGATACGACCTTTTAATTTCAGGAGAAAATCCTGATAATTATTTTGGCGAAAATATAGAATCTTTTGAAGATGGATTCCTGGTGAGCGCAAAAGGTTTTGGGGATTCCGGTGCCGTTTATGTTTTTTATTAG